The following coding sequences are from one Triticum aestivum cultivar Chinese Spring chromosome 5A, IWGSC CS RefSeq v2.1, whole genome shotgun sequence window:
- the LOC123107085 gene encoding low molecular mass early light-inducible protein HV90, chloroplastic-like — protein sequence MATMVTMSSFAGAAVLPRGSVGRFGALSLPALGRCALVVRAQTEGPSAPPPNKPKANTSIWGALAFSGPAPERINGRLAMVGFVTALAVEAGRGDGLLSQLGSGTGQAWFAYSVAVLTVASLVPLLQGESAEGRAGAIMNANAELWNGRFAMLGLVALAATEIITGAPFINV from the coding sequence ATGGCAACCATGGTGACCATGAGTTCCTTCgccggtgcggccgtcctgccgcgcGGCTCGGTTGGTCGCTTCGGCGCCCTGTCTCTGCCAGCGCTGGGCCGATGCGCCCTCGTCGTCAGGGCACAGACCGAGGGCCCCAGCGCACCACCGCCAAACAAACCCAAAGCGAACACCTCGATATGGGGCGCGCTGGCATTCAGTGGCCCTGCGCCGGAGCGCATCAACGGGCGCCTTGCCATGGTAGGCTTCGTGACGGCGCTTGCGGTGGAggcagggcgcggcgacgggcTCCTCTCGCAGCTCGGCAGTGGCACCGGGCAGGCGTGGTTCGCCTACTCCGTGGCAGTGCTAACCGTGGCGTCGCTGGTGCCACTACTCCAGGGCGAGAGCGCCGAGGGCAGAGCCGGCGCCATCATGAACGCCAACGCGGAGCTCTGGAACGGCCGCTTCGCCATGCTCGGACTCGTCGCACTCGCGGCCACCGAGATCATCACCGGCGCGCCTTTTATCAACGTGTAA